One part of the Parabacteroides distasonis ATCC 8503 genome encodes these proteins:
- a CDS encoding CTP synthase yields MADTKYIFVTGGVVSSLGKGIISASLGKLLQARGYKVTIQKFDPYINIDPGTLNPYEHGECYVTVDGHEADLDLGHYERFLNVQTTRANNITTGRIYQSVINKERKGDYLGKTVQVVPHITDEIKRNVKLLGSKYKFDFVITEIGGTVGDIESLPFIESVRQLKWELGKNCLCVHLTYVPYIAAAKEYKTKPTQHSVKQLQELGIQPDVLVLRTEHELNANLLRKVALFCNVAEDSVIQSIDVPTIYEVPLVLQRQKMDEVVLRKVGMEVGPTPELKPWKEFLALKSTATDTVKIGLVGKYVELQDAYKSIDESLLQAAIYNHHKLDLHLFHSEKLNNENAAEQLKDMDGILIAPGFGQRGIEGKFAAIKYAREHDVPCLGICLGMQCMVIEFARDVLGLADANSTEMEPNTAHKVIDLMEEQKNVTNMGGSMRLGAYDCMLKEGSKVLEAYGKEHIQERHRHRFEFNNEYKKQYEAAGMMCTGENPETNLVEVVEIPALKWFVGVQYHPEYNSTVVNPNPLFLSFVKAAIENKK; encoded by the coding sequence GTGGCAGATACAAAGTACATTTTCGTTACAGGCGGCGTGGTCTCTTCCTTAGGTAAGGGTATTATTTCCGCTTCTTTAGGTAAGCTCCTTCAAGCAAGAGGTTACAAGGTTACTATCCAAAAATTTGATCCTTACATCAACATCGACCCGGGTACGTTGAACCCTTATGAACATGGGGAATGTTACGTGACCGTCGATGGACATGAGGCTGACTTGGACTTGGGCCATTACGAGCGTTTCTTGAATGTCCAGACTACCCGTGCGAATAATATCACTACCGGACGTATCTATCAAAGCGTGATCAACAAGGAGCGTAAGGGGGATTATCTGGGTAAGACGGTGCAGGTGGTGCCTCATATCACGGATGAGATCAAGCGTAACGTGAAATTATTGGGTAGCAAGTATAAATTTGACTTCGTGATCACCGAGATCGGTGGTACGGTGGGTGATATCGAGTCTCTGCCTTTCATAGAGAGCGTTCGCCAGTTGAAATGGGAGCTGGGCAAGAACTGCCTTTGCGTACATCTTACTTACGTGCCTTATATCGCCGCGGCGAAAGAGTATAAGACGAAGCCTACGCAACATTCCGTGAAGCAATTGCAGGAATTAGGCATCCAGCCAGACGTGTTGGTTTTACGTACGGAGCATGAGCTGAACGCGAACTTGTTACGTAAGGTGGCGTTGTTCTGTAACGTGGCCGAGGATTCCGTGATCCAGTCGATCGACGTACCGACGATCTACGAGGTTCCTTTGGTATTGCAACGCCAGAAGATGGACGAGGTGGTCTTGCGTAAGGTCGGTATGGAAGTCGGCCCGACTCCGGAGTTGAAGCCTTGGAAGGAATTCCTTGCCTTGAAGAGCACGGCTACGGATACGGTGAAGATCGGTTTGGTTGGTAAATACGTGGAATTGCAAGACGCTTATAAGTCGATCGACGAGTCTTTGTTGCAAGCCGCTATTTACAATCATCATAAACTGGATTTGCATTTGTTCCATTCGGAGAAATTAAATAACGAGAACGCCGCCGAGCAATTGAAGGATATGGATGGTATCTTGATCGCCCCCGGATTCGGGCAGAGAGGTATCGAGGGCAAGTTTGCCGCTATCAAATACGCTCGTGAGCATGATGTCCCTTGCTTGGGCATCTGCTTGGGTATGCAGTGCATGGTGATCGAGTTTGCGCGTGACGTGTTAGGTTTGGCGGATGCCAACTCTACGGAGATGGAGCCGAATACGGCACATAAGGTGATCGACTTGATGGAGGAGCAGAAGAACGTTACCAATATGGGAGGTTCCATGCGTTTGGGCGCTTACGACTGTATGCTGAAAGAGGGCTCCAAGGTATTGGAGGCATACGGCAAGGAGCATATCCAAGAGCGTCATCGCCATCGTTTCGAGTTCAACAACGAGTATAAGAAGCAATACGAGGCCGCCGGTATGATGTGTACGGGTGAGAATCCGGAGACAAATCTGGTAGAGGTGGTAGAGATCCCCGCCTTGAAATGGTTCGTGGGCGTTCAATATCATCCGGAGTACAACAGTACCGTGGTGAATCCGAATCCTCTTTTCCTCAGCTTCGTGAAAGCTGCTATCGAAAATAAAAAATAA
- the yidC gene encoding membrane protein insertase YidC, whose protein sequence is MDKNTLIGFLLIGVVLFAFSWFNRPTPEQLEAQRRYQDSIAKIEYAQQLELQKQENKSALVEDSLENLPDSVRAQRLQQSFGVFGDAMVGTEDYTTLQNDVVELRISNKGGRICYARLKEYDTYNDEPLVLFDEKESNFNFTLVTATNRVVNTSDLYFTPVKGNDPNSVIMRLNTGEGSHLDFTYTLKPDDYMVQYQILGTGLNGVLAPSTNALDLLWEQDIRQQEKGRKFEDRYVTLNYKFMADDVEHLSESKSDSKQIPNRLKWIGYKDMFFSTVLISQEGFEATTLDSKAIPEGDVLKQFKTTASVPFDLQGKEATNLSFYFGPNKFALLKSFDKGVSAEQQLDLEKLVPLGWGIFRWVNQYFVIPLFDFLGKFIHNYGILILLMTIIVKIILFPLTYKSYMSSAKMRVLRPQVEEINAKYPGQDKAMERQKATMELYSRAGASPMSGCLPMLLQMPILIALFMFFPSAIELRHQSFLWAHDLSTYDAIFSWNKYIPIITPYFGNHISLFCLLMTITNIFYTKYNMEMTNTGQQQMPGMKAMMYMMPLMFLVFFNQYASGLTYYYFISTLITIVQTLIFRYTINEDKLLAKLEANKRKPMKKSGFMKRLEEAQRAQQETLRKQQEAKKKR, encoded by the coding sequence ATGGATAAAAACACATTAATAGGTTTTCTGCTGATCGGTGTCGTATTATTCGCGTTTAGCTGGTTCAACCGGCCAACGCCTGAGCAGTTGGAGGCACAGCGCCGTTACCAAGATTCAATCGCGAAGATTGAGTATGCTCAGCAACTGGAGTTGCAGAAACAAGAGAACAAGAGTGCTTTAGTGGAGGATTCGTTGGAGAACCTGCCGGACTCGGTACGGGCGCAACGTTTGCAGCAGAGCTTCGGCGTATTCGGCGACGCTATGGTGGGCACGGAAGATTACACGACCCTGCAAAATGACGTGGTCGAGCTGCGTATCAGCAATAAGGGCGGACGTATTTGTTACGCACGCTTGAAGGAGTATGATACGTATAATGACGAGCCTCTCGTTTTGTTCGACGAGAAAGAGTCTAATTTTAATTTCACGTTGGTCACGGCAACGAACCGTGTCGTGAATACGAGCGATTTGTATTTTACCCCGGTTAAAGGTAATGACCCGAATTCCGTGATCATGCGTTTGAACACCGGCGAGGGTAGTCATCTGGATTTTACCTATACCTTGAAACCGGATGATTATATGGTGCAATACCAGATTCTGGGTACGGGATTGAACGGTGTCTTGGCACCGAGCACGAATGCCTTGGATTTATTGTGGGAGCAGGATATCCGCCAACAGGAAAAAGGACGTAAGTTTGAGGATCGCTACGTGACCTTGAACTACAAGTTCATGGCGGACGACGTGGAACACCTGAGCGAGTCGAAGAGTGACAGCAAGCAGATCCCGAACCGCTTGAAATGGATCGGTTATAAGGATATGTTCTTCTCTACCGTATTGATCTCGCAAGAGGGCTTTGAGGCTACTACCTTAGACTCGAAAGCGATTCCGGAGGGGGATGTGTTGAAACAATTCAAGACGACCGCTTCCGTACCTTTCGACTTGCAAGGTAAGGAGGCCACGAACCTGTCCTTTTATTTCGGACCGAATAAGTTCGCCTTGTTGAAGTCCTTCGATAAGGGAGTCTCTGCCGAGCAGCAACTGGATCTGGAGAAGTTGGTTCCGCTAGGCTGGGGTATCTTCCGCTGGGTGAACCAATATTTCGTGATCCCCTTGTTCGACTTCTTGGGTAAGTTTATCCATAATTATGGTATCTTGATTCTTTTGATGACTATCATCGTGAAGATCATCCTTTTCCCGTTGACGTATAAGTCTTATATGTCGTCCGCCAAGATGCGTGTATTGCGTCCGCAAGTGGAGGAGATCAACGCTAAGTATCCCGGACAGGATAAGGCTATGGAACGGCAGAAAGCGACGATGGAGCTATATAGCCGTGCGGGGGCGAGCCCAATGAGTGGTTGCTTGCCGATGTTGTTGCAGATGCCGATCTTAATCGCTTTATTCATGTTCTTCCCGTCGGCGATCGAGTTACGTCACCAGAGTTTCCTTTGGGCGCACGACTTGTCTACTTACGACGCTATCTTTAGTTGGAATAAATATATTCCGATCATCACTCCGTATTTCGGAAATCACATCAGTTTGTTCTGTTTGTTGATGACGATCACGAATATTTTTTATACCAAGTATAATATGGAGATGACGAATACCGGGCAGCAACAGATGCCGGGCATGAAGGCCATGATGTACATGATGCCGTTGATGTTCTTGGTGTTCTTCAACCAGTATGCTTCCGGTTTGACGTATTACTATTTCATCTCTACGTTGATCACAATCGTGCAGACATTGATCTTCCGCTATACGATCAATGAGGATAAATTGTTAGCTAAGTTGGAGGCAAACAAACGGAAACCGATGAAGAAATCCGGTTTCATGAAACGTCTGGAAGAGGCTCAACGAGCACAGCAGGAGACGTTGCGTAAACAACAAGAGGCTAAGAAAAAACGATAG
- a CDS encoding DUF6057 family protein, with translation MTKNERSLQWVIAGIFFVVCFAFFQWIYPNHLFFKEQMRIFLYTTDYFISFWDEPAWLSCYVGNFLIQFFHLTVIGPLIVTCVLLLLWYYSMRVLRKFGNGNMVSIYALFPVALEWGLICRLSYSIASTLTLIFVLWLFLGYIRIKNKRTSVWVAFILLPIIYSMVGSRLFVFSLMVIFYEGAKNRKRWWFWLSLLLSSYLYPLFMRHFYGLSIEEAYKYSHVDGLSVYFPALALILEIFALEIKGIRRIRLNRHSLLITFLVVFGFFSFVIAGTNRKREKVLAVDQAIYRGDWERVLDLSAGFDSPDILVSYYRNIAFSKKNELPQNLMDHYQRGADALFLPIDLRSSILPVFFSNEVYYQLGDMDMARHRAIEGILFSPKQRSVRQIKRLVEIDMRRGDIEEARKYLNLLDATLFYHSWARSKEEQLKGEETLSMEKRLPRKSDWEREHDILMSISDYPGVLSSLVAEYPENKQALDYLLCYYLLNENLNSFKNTFDTYYKGKFEVVPRLYEEALVQVLSKSSDEEVAGYQIPQDVIENYQDYIHCKSGRKAKEELRERYSSTYWYYSDYIH, from the coding sequence ATGACAAAAAATGAACGATCGCTTCAATGGGTAATAGCGGGAATATTCTTCGTAGTATGCTTTGCTTTCTTTCAATGGATTTACCCAAACCATTTGTTCTTCAAAGAGCAGATGAGGATTTTTTTGTATACCACCGATTATTTTATTTCGTTCTGGGATGAGCCGGCTTGGTTGAGCTGTTATGTGGGGAATTTCTTGATACAGTTCTTCCATTTGACTGTGATAGGCCCGTTAATCGTGACGTGCGTGTTGTTGCTCTTATGGTACTACTCTATGCGGGTTTTACGCAAGTTCGGGAATGGTAATATGGTCTCCATATATGCGTTGTTTCCGGTAGCGTTAGAGTGGGGATTGATTTGCCGGTTGTCGTATAGTATAGCGTCTACGCTTACGTTGATTTTCGTGCTATGGCTCTTCTTGGGATACATCCGGATTAAGAATAAGAGAACGTCCGTTTGGGTGGCTTTTATACTTCTTCCCATAATTTATAGCATGGTCGGTAGCCGGCTGTTTGTCTTCTCCTTGATGGTGATATTCTATGAGGGAGCCAAGAATAGGAAACGGTGGTGGTTCTGGCTTTCTCTTTTGTTATCGAGTTATTTATATCCGTTGTTCATGCGTCATTTTTATGGATTGAGCATTGAGGAGGCCTATAAATATTCCCATGTGGATGGCTTGAGCGTATATTTCCCCGCTTTAGCGTTGATTCTAGAGATATTCGCTTTGGAGATTAAAGGTATACGTAGGATACGTCTGAACCGGCATAGCTTGCTTATAACCTTTTTAGTCGTATTTGGATTCTTTTCATTTGTTATAGCGGGTACGAACCGGAAGCGGGAAAAGGTTCTGGCAGTAGACCAAGCGATCTATAGGGGTGATTGGGAGCGAGTCTTGGATTTGTCTGCCGGATTTGATTCTCCCGATATCTTGGTAAGTTATTATAGGAATATCGCTTTCTCCAAGAAGAACGAGTTGCCCCAGAATTTGATGGATCATTATCAACGAGGGGCGGACGCCTTGTTCTTGCCGATCGATTTGAGGTCTTCTATACTTCCCGTGTTTTTCAGTAATGAGGTGTATTATCAATTGGGAGATATGGATATGGCCCGTCACCGGGCGATCGAAGGAATCTTGTTCAGCCCTAAACAAAGAAGCGTACGGCAGATCAAGCGGCTGGTGGAGATTGATATGCGGCGAGGGGATATTGAGGAGGCTAGAAAATACCTGAACCTATTGGACGCGACGTTATTTTATCACTCATGGGCAAGGTCGAAGGAGGAACAGTTGAAGGGTGAGGAGACCTTGTCGATGGAGAAACGTTTGCCGAGGAAAAGTGATTGGGAGCGAGAGCACGACATACTAATGTCCATATCCGATTATCCGGGCGTACTGTCAAGTTTGGTGGCGGAATATCCGGAAAATAAACAGGCATTGGATTATTTGTTGTGCTATTATTTACTGAACGAGAATTTGAATAGTTTTAAGAATACGTTCGATACTTATTATAAAGGAAAATTTGAGGTTGTACCCCGTTTGTACGAGGAGGCTTTGGTACAAGTCTTATCTAAAAGCTCGGACGAGGAGGTGGCCGGTTATCAGATACCTCAAGATGTTATCGAGAATTACCAAGATTACATCCATTGTAAATCGGGTAGAAAAGCAAAGGAGGAATTACGAGAACGTTATTCCTCCACCTATTGGTACTACTCTGACTATATTCATTGA
- the kdsB gene encoding 3-deoxy-manno-octulosonate cytidylyltransferase: MKFIGIIPARYASTRFPGKPLADMNGKPMIQRVYEQVKDVLDSVCVATDDIRIENAVKAFGGQVVMTSDQHRSGTDRCYEAYQKIGEGYDVIVNIQGDEPFIHPEQIQTIKTCFADANTQIATLVKPFRSDDDFESSLFNPNSPKVVLNKNNEAMYFSRSIIPYIRGKKYTEWLPSHTFYKHIGLYAYRAQVLKEITQLPQSALELAESLEQLRWLENGYKIKVGITEQETIGIDTPEDMEKALAFLANR, translated from the coding sequence ATGAAGTTTATAGGAATTATTCCGGCGAGATACGCCTCTACCCGTTTTCCGGGGAAGCCATTAGCGGATATGAACGGAAAGCCCATGATACAACGTGTATATGAGCAAGTAAAGGATGTCTTAGACTCCGTTTGCGTAGCTACCGACGATATCCGGATAGAGAATGCGGTTAAAGCCTTCGGCGGCCAAGTCGTCATGACCTCCGATCAACATCGTAGCGGTACGGATCGTTGCTACGAGGCTTATCAGAAAATAGGCGAAGGGTATGATGTGATTGTCAATATCCAAGGTGACGAGCCTTTTATCCATCCCGAGCAAATCCAGACGATCAAAACCTGCTTCGCCGACGCAAACACGCAAATAGCGACATTGGTAAAGCCTTTCCGTTCGGACGATGATTTCGAGAGTTCCCTATTCAATCCCAATTCCCCGAAAGTCGTACTCAACAAAAACAACGAGGCTATGTATTTCAGTCGATCTATTATTCCTTATATCCGGGGCAAGAAATATACGGAATGGTTGCCGAGTCATACCTTTTACAAACATATCGGGTTATATGCCTATCGTGCGCAAGTGCTGAAAGAAATCACCCAATTACCTCAATCCGCTTTAGAACTGGCGGAAAGCCTTGAGCAATTACGCTGGTTGGAAAACGGATATAAAATCAAGGTCGGCATCACAGAGCAAGAAACGATCGGTATAGATACACCGGAGGACATGGAGAAAGCCTTAGCCTTCCTTGCGAACCGCTGA
- a CDS encoding cation:proton antiporter: MSQIPALISDLAVILISAGLVTLLFKKLKQPVVLGYIVAGILAGPSIEQIPTVTDVESIRIWADIGVIFLLFALGLDFSFKKLMKVGGTAVIGAITVVIGMMTAGYITGLSLGWGHMNSLFLGGMLSMSSTTIIFKAFDDMGLRNQRFAGVVFGILVVEDLFAVLLMVLLSTVAVSKHVEGMEMLDSVVKLGIFLLFCFVVGIYLIPSFLKKAKSFLNEETLLIVSIGLCLGMVMIATKAGFSSALGAFVMGSILAETIDAERIEHLVKPVKDLFGAIFFVSVGMLIDPQMLWEYKIPIFIITLVVMAGQICFASFGVLLSGQPIKIAIQSGFSLAQIGEFAFIIAGLGLSLNVTDQYLYPIVVAVSVITTFFTPYMIRLAEPTYKWAERIIPENWKQFLERYSSGSNTIRQKSAWNKLLKALVRIVGTYTAVCLVLIFLWLQIVTPFICKHLPGIQGSLISLILILALISPMLRAIMMKKNHSVEFQQLWNDNKYNRGPLVSLVILRILLCIGLVMLPVARLLNAALGIMLAVASAVIVLMIFSKRLKRQSILMERHFFSNLVAREMEQERKAPINQRFANHLLERDLHLADFEVKQNSPSMGKSLKELNFRQKCNVNIVTIIRGEKRINIPGGDERLYPFDKLVVVGADDDLEHFRKYLEERYKKSYAEQSNTRKEEMNMEQIIISEGSRLIGRSIIESGIRDKAACLVIGIERGSSSIKNPPPSTVFEEGDIVWIVGERDKLIQLSEGKVVTS; the protein is encoded by the coding sequence ATGTCTCAGATACCTGCGCTAATATCAGATCTTGCGGTCATACTCATATCCGCCGGGTTGGTTACCCTGTTATTCAAAAAGTTAAAGCAACCGGTCGTATTGGGGTATATCGTAGCCGGAATACTCGCCGGACCTTCCATCGAGCAAATACCGACAGTTACAGATGTGGAAAGTATCCGTATCTGGGCTGATATAGGCGTTATCTTCCTGTTATTCGCTTTGGGGCTCGATTTCAGTTTCAAGAAGTTGATGAAGGTGGGAGGAACCGCCGTCATTGGAGCCATAACCGTTGTTATAGGTATGATGACAGCGGGATATATCACGGGCTTATCACTGGGTTGGGGACATATGAACAGTCTTTTCCTCGGAGGTATGTTATCGATGTCTTCCACGACGATTATCTTCAAGGCATTCGACGACATGGGATTGCGTAACCAACGATTCGCCGGTGTCGTATTCGGTATCTTGGTGGTGGAGGATCTATTCGCCGTATTATTAATGGTATTACTTTCTACCGTAGCGGTAAGTAAACACGTGGAAGGCATGGAGATGCTGGATAGCGTGGTCAAATTAGGCATTTTCCTTTTATTCTGTTTCGTTGTCGGGATCTATTTGATCCCCTCTTTTCTGAAAAAGGCAAAAAGCTTCCTAAATGAGGAGACTCTGTTGATCGTGAGCATCGGGCTATGCCTTGGTATGGTTATGATCGCCACAAAAGCCGGATTCTCATCGGCTCTCGGAGCTTTTGTCATGGGTTCTATTTTGGCCGAGACCATTGACGCTGAACGGATCGAGCATTTGGTAAAACCCGTAAAAGACTTATTTGGAGCGATTTTCTTCGTGTCTGTAGGCATGTTAATCGATCCTCAGATGCTCTGGGAGTACAAAATCCCGATTTTCATTATCACGCTCGTAGTCATGGCCGGACAGATTTGTTTCGCCAGTTTCGGAGTATTACTGTCCGGACAACCGATAAAAATAGCCATCCAGTCTGGTTTCTCGTTAGCGCAGATCGGAGAATTCGCCTTCATCATCGCAGGTTTGGGACTATCATTAAACGTGACGGATCAATATCTGTATCCGATCGTTGTCGCCGTATCCGTGATCACGACATTCTTCACACCTTATATGATCCGGCTAGCGGAACCTACCTACAAATGGGCGGAGCGGATCATACCGGAGAATTGGAAACAGTTCTTGGAGCGATATTCATCCGGTTCCAATACGATCCGTCAAAAAAGCGCATGGAATAAGTTACTAAAAGCCTTGGTCCGCATCGTCGGTACTTATACCGCCGTCTGCCTAGTACTTATCTTTTTATGGCTACAAATCGTGACTCCGTTCATCTGTAAACATTTGCCCGGCATCCAAGGAAGTCTAATCTCCTTGATCTTAATCCTAGCTCTGATCTCCCCGATGTTGCGGGCGATCATGATGAAAAAGAATCATTCCGTGGAGTTCCAGCAATTATGGAACGATAATAAATATAACCGGGGTCCCCTAGTATCACTCGTGATCCTCAGAATCCTGCTCTGTATCGGTCTCGTCATGCTTCCTGTCGCACGGTTATTGAATGCTGCGCTAGGAATTATGCTGGCGGTCGCCTCCGCTGTTATCGTATTAATGATATTCTCCAAACGGCTAAAGAGGCAGTCGATCTTGATGGAACGGCATTTTTTCAGTAACCTTGTAGCGAGAGAAATGGAGCAAGAGCGAAAAGCCCCGATTAACCAGCGTTTCGCGAACCACTTATTAGAACGAGATCTCCATTTAGCAGATTTCGAGGTGAAGCAGAATTCCCCCAGTATGGGAAAAAGCCTGAAAGAATTAAACTTCAGGCAAAAGTGCAACGTAAATATCGTAACGATTATCCGGGGAGAGAAGCGAATCAACATACCGGGAGGAGACGAGCGGCTCTACCCGTTCGATAAACTGGTAGTAGTTGGCGCAGATGATGATCTGGAGCACTTTAGGAAATATCTGGAGGAACGCTACAAGAAATCATACGCCGAGCAATCGAACACAAGAAAGGAAGAGATGAATATGGAGCAAATCATTATCTCGGAAGGTTCCCGATTGATCGGCCGCTCCATCATAGAGTCCGGTATCCGTGATAAAGCCGCTTGCTTGGTAATCGGTATCGAACGTGGAAGTAGCTCGATCAAGAATCCGCCTCCTAGTACGGTTTTCGAGGAAGGAGATATCGTATGGATCGTAGGCGAACGGGATAAGTTGATCCAGTTAAGCGAAGGAAAAGTAGTAACCAGTTAA
- a CDS encoding AlbA family DNA-binding domain-containing protein: MKKKHPIEALIEQGEHQQLDFKFEVSDSKKIARTLSAFANTDGGRLLIGVKDNGAISGVRSEEEYYMIEAASKMYTHPEVPFTAKRWDVNGKTVLEVYIAPSDEKPHTAPDKDDKYKAYIRVADENILANEVLMQAWKKQKTKEGTLLKISKPVEILFSWLDEHPYISIKQFCRIAHINYYAARNILSDLMAMGAMEYVVIDKCIAYKRIA; the protein is encoded by the coding sequence ATGAAGAAGAAACATCCGATTGAAGCGCTTATAGAGCAAGGGGAACATCAACAACTTGATTTCAAGTTTGAGGTGAGCGACAGCAAGAAGATTGCCCGGACATTGAGTGCGTTCGCGAATACAGATGGCGGGCGGCTGCTGATTGGAGTGAAGGATAACGGCGCTATTTCCGGTGTGAGAAGTGAGGAGGAATATTATATGATCGAGGCTGCTTCTAAAATGTATACGCATCCCGAGGTGCCGTTTACAGCTAAGCGCTGGGATGTCAACGGGAAGACCGTATTGGAGGTCTATATCGCCCCAAGCGATGAGAAACCGCATACGGCACCGGATAAAGACGATAAATACAAGGCCTATATCCGGGTTGCAGACGAGAATATATTAGCGAACGAAGTCCTCATGCAAGCATGGAAGAAGCAGAAAACCAAAGAAGGTACATTGCTGAAAATAAGTAAGCCCGTCGAGATCCTGTTTTCTTGGCTCGACGAGCATCCTTATATCAGCATAAAGCAATTTTGCCGTATCGCCCATATCAATTATTATGCGGCCCGTAACATCCTAAGTGATTTGATGGCTATGGGAGCGATGGAATATGTCGTGATCGATAAATGTATTGCCTATAAACGGATCGCATAG
- a CDS encoding NfeD family protein, with protein sequence MKRLLTILTAIVLILAISLQSEAKEKSLIYTIDIKKEIDNTTWIYLHNGLSEAKQLNADAILLHMNTYGGLLESADSMRTAILYSPIPVYVFIDNNAASAGALISIACKKIYMRKGANIGAATVVNQTGAALPDKYQSYMRSMIRSTAEAQGKDTLIQNGDTIYKWKRDPLIAEAMVDDRVIVPNLIDSGKVLTLTSQEALKWGYCDGIAESPDQVITEYIGCKDYEIKSYEPSWFDNVKGFFMSPVIQSLLIIIIIGGIYFEMQTPGLGFPSAAAIIAAILYFAPLYMDGLAENWEILLFILGVILIMLEIFVIPGFGIAGISGIILVVGGLTMSLLNNTVFDFQNVSGMDTGRAALTVLLGLGIGFTLVIWLSNKIGHKGPLKKMALNADLEKAVSSPNLTQLIGKEGTAATVLRPSGKVSIEGELYDGVSESGFIEKGTPIKVVRFESAQVYVINL encoded by the coding sequence ATGAAACGTTTATTAACAATATTAACAGCTATAGTATTAATACTTGCAATCTCTCTTCAATCAGAGGCTAAAGAGAAGTCCTTAATATATACGATTGATATAAAAAAAGAGATCGATAACACCACGTGGATTTATCTCCATAACGGATTATCAGAGGCCAAGCAATTGAACGCCGATGCCATCTTATTGCATATGAACACATACGGCGGATTACTGGAATCTGCCGATTCTATGCGAACGGCTATTTTATATAGTCCCATACCAGTATATGTATTTATCGATAATAACGCAGCTTCAGCAGGTGCTTTAATTTCCATAGCATGCAAGAAAATCTATATGCGGAAAGGGGCGAATATAGGTGCGGCAACGGTTGTCAATCAAACGGGTGCGGCTCTACCTGATAAATATCAATCTTATATGCGTTCCATGATCCGTTCGACGGCTGAGGCACAAGGGAAAGATACGCTTATACAAAACGGCGACACGATCTATAAATGGAAAAGAGATCCTTTAATCGCCGAAGCGATGGTCGATGACAGAGTGATCGTCCCCAACCTCATCGATAGCGGTAAGGTATTGACACTTACCTCTCAAGAAGCACTCAAATGGGGTTATTGCGATGGCATCGCCGAGAGTCCGGATCAAGTAATCACAGAATATATCGGATGTAAGGACTATGAGATTAAAAGTTATGAACCCTCATGGTTCGATAATGTAAAAGGTTTCTTTATGAGTCCGGTAATACAGAGCTTATTAATCATTATTATCATCGGTGGTATTTACTTCGAGATGCAAACCCCGGGGCTTGGTTTTCCATCCGCCGCCGCGATAATAGCGGCTATCCTTTACTTCGCTCCTCTCTATATGGACGGGTTGGCTGAAAACTGGGAAATCCTGTTATTCATTCTCGGCGTTATATTAATAATGTTGGAGATATTCGTGATCCCGGGCTTTGGCATAGCGGGGATAAGTGGAATTATTCTCGTGGTCGGCGGACTTACGATGAGCTTACTGAACAATACTGTTTTTGATTTTCAAAACGTATCTGGAATGGATACGGGCAGAGCCGCCTTAACGGTTCTATTAGGTCTGGGTATCGGATTCACGTTAGTGATATGGTTATCCAACAAAATAGGACATAAAGGACCGCTAAAGAAAATGGCATTAAACGCTGATTTGGAAAAAGCGGTATCCAGCCCCAATTTGACACAACTGATCGGAAAAGAGGGCACGGCCGCTACCGTTTTACGTCCTTCGGGTAAAGTATCTATCGAGGGAGAGTTGTATGACGGCGTATCGGAGTCTGGCTTCATCGAGAAAGGGACTCCTATCAAAGTCGTCAGATTCGAGAGCGCGCAAGTCTATGTAATCAACCTATAA
- a CDS encoding RNA polymerase sigma factor, which yields MNALQFQKKLLSMQENMMNFALMLTANRDDAQDLMQDTTLKVLDNQEKFVDNINFKGWVLTVMRNIFINNYHKIVRTQTVVDQGVDLYNLDVVNDSGFDSPDGAYQIQEITKAINGLNNELKVPFSMFLSGYKYNEIADKLDVPLGTVKSRIFFARQELQKVLKDFRQG from the coding sequence ATGAATGCGTTGCAATTTCAGAAAAAATTATTGAGCATGCAAGAAAACATGATGAATTTTGCGCTTATGCTTACAGCGAATAGGGATGATGCCCAAGATCTGATGCAGGACACAACGCTGAAGGTTTTAGACAATCAAGAAAAATTTGTAGACAATATCAATTTTAAGGGCTGGGTCTTGACTGTGATGCGTAACATTTTCATTAACAATTATCACAAGATCGTTCGCACGCAAACTGTCGTAGATCAAGGTGTCGACTTATATAACTTGGATGTCGTGAACGATTCAGGTTTTGACTCTCCGGATGGCGCTTATCAAATTCAAGAGATCACGAAAGCGATCAACGGTTTGAACAATGAGTTGAAGGTTCCATTCTCTATGTTTTTGAGCGGCTATAAGTACAATGAGATCGCTGATAAACTGGATGTTCCTCTGGGGACGGTTAAGAGCCGTATTTTTTTCGCTCGACAAGAATTACAAAAAGTTTTAAAAGATTTTCGTCAAGGATAA